The Streptomyces sp. NBC_01439 genome contains the following window.
GCTCTCCGCGCTCGCCAACACCGCCGCCAACCGCCGGCTCACCTTCGGGGTGCGCGGCCGGGACCGGGCCGTGCGCCACCAGGCCCAGGGCCTCGTGGTGTTCGGCATCGGGCTGGCCCTCACCAGCGGCTCCCTCGCCGCGCTCGGGGCGGCCTCCGCCGATCCCGCACACAGCACCGAACTGGCCGTATTGATCACTGCCAACCTCGCGGCCACCGTGCTGCGCTTCCTGCTCTTCCGCGCCTGGGTCTTTCCCGAGCGGCGCGACACTCCCGTGAAGGACGACATCCGATGACCACGGCAGCACCCTCGCTCTTCCCGGTCCCAGAAGCCCGCGCCGCTACCGGTCGCCGCGCTGCGGTCGACCGCCCCCGTTGGGAACTCCCTTCCCTCGCAGGACTACTGATCGCCACTGCCGTCCTGCTCCTGTGGGACCTCGGCTCCTCCGGCTACGCCAACTCCTTCTACTCCGCAGCCGTGCAGGCGGGCAGCGAGAGCTGGAAGGCCTTCTTCTTCGGCTCCTCCGACGCCGGCAACTCCATCACCGTTGACAAGCCCCCGGCGGCCCTGTGGCCGATGATGCTGTCCGTCCGGCTCTTCGGGCTCGGCTCCTGGCAGATCCTCGTACCGCAAGCCCTGATGGGCGTCGCGACCACCGGTGTGCTGTACGCCGCCGTGCGCCGCCAGTTCGGTCCCGGGGCCGGGCTGCTGAGCGGTGCCGCCTTCGCGCTGACGCCCGTTGCCGCGCTGATGTTCCGCTTCAACAACCCCGACGCGCTGCTGACCCTGCTGCTGACCGTCACCGTGTACTGCGTGCTGCGCGCCCTCGACGGAGCCCGCACCCAGTGGCTGGTCTGGGCCGGGGTGGCGGTCGGCTTCGCCTTCCTCACCAAGACCCTGCAGGCCTTCGTCATCCTGCCGCCGCTGGCCCTCCTGTACGCCGTCTGCGCGCCCACCCGGCTGCGCAAGCGGCTCGGCCAGTTGCTGCTGGCGGGGCTCGCGATGGTGGTGGCCGGCGGCTGGTGGGTCGCCGTCGTCGAACTGTGGCCGGCCTCCTCCCGCCCGTACATCGGCGGCTCGCAGAACAACTCCTTCCTGGAGCTGACCCTCGGCTACAACGGCCTCGGCCGGATCAACGGCAACGAGACCGGCAGCGTCGGCGGCGGCGGCCGGGGCGGCGCCGGTGGTGGCGGCGGTGGCGGAGGCTGGGGGGAGACCGGCATCGACCGGCTCTTCTCGGGCAACATCGGCGGGCAGATCGCCTGGCTGCTGCCGGCGGCCCTGATCCTGCTGGTGGCCGGTCTGGTGGTCACCTGGCGGGCCCGCCGGGCGACCGACTCCCTGGAGGGCATGGCCCGGGCGGCGTTCCTGGCCTGGGGCGGCTCGATGCTGATCACCGCGGTCGTCTTCAGCTACATGCAGGGCATCTTCCACGAGTACTACACCGTGGCGCTGGCGCCGTTCGTGGCGGCACTGATCGGCATGGGGGCCGCCGTGCTGTGGGAGGAGCGGAGCGGCAAGGCCGCCGCGATCACCCTGTCCGGCACGCTGGCCCTGACGGCGGTCTGGTCGTTCGTGCTGCTCGGCCGCGCCACCGGCTACCTGCCGTGGCTGCGCTGGGCGGTCCTGGTGGGCGGGTTGCTCGCCGCGGCCGCGCTGCCGTTCGCCGCGCAGGCGGGGCGCCGAGCCCTCCAGGCCGCGGCGGGACTGGGCTTGGCGGCGGTGCTGGCCGGGCCGTTCGCGTACTGCCTGACCACCGTGAGCACCGCGCACACCGGCTCGATCGTGACTGCCGGACCGGCGGTGGCGGGTGGCCGGGGCGGCCCCGGCGGGATGATGGGCGGCCCCGGTGGACCGGGTGGCACGGGTCGGTTCGGTGAGATGTTCCAGGGCGGCCCGGGCGGCCAGGGCGGGACGGCGAACGGCGGCCGACAGGGCGGCGGGCAGCAGGGTGCGATGCCCCAGGGCGGGATGCCCCAGGGCGGGACGGCCCCGGGCGCGATGCCCCCGGGCGGAATGCCGCAGGGCCTGGACGGTCGTGGTGGCGAGCGGTTCGGTGTCGGCGGCCAGGGTGGCCCGGGCGGCCTGCTGAACGGCGCCCGGGTGAGCGCGGAGGCCAAGAAGGCCCTCACCACCGACGCCGACGAGTACACCTGGGCGGCGGCCGCGATCGGTTCCCAGAACGCGGCGAGCTACCAGCTGGCCTCCGGGGTACCCGTCATGCCGATCGGCGGCTTCAACGGCAGCGACCCCTCGCCGACCCTGGAGCAGTTCCAGAAGTACGTGCGGGACGGGAAGGTCCACTGGTTCATCGGCCAGAGCACCGGCGCCGGCGGCGCCGAGGGCGGCATGCCCGGAGGTGGCGGGCGGGGCGGCGCAGGCGGCGGTCCGGGCGGTCCGGGCGGCGGCACCAGCACGGAGATCAAGACCTGGATCAAGGCCAACTTCAAGGAGACCACGGTCGGCGGAGCCACCTTCTACGACCTGACGGCCCCGACGACCTGATCCGACCCGATCGGCAGGACACCCCCTAGCATCAAGAGGGCGGATCGGGCATTCCGGACCGATCCGCCTGTCGTGAGGAGGGTGCCTGCATGGTGACCGCGGCCGATCCGGGCGAGACCCGGACCAGTGTGTGGCTGGCCGCCAGGCCTGCCGCACCCGCCCGACGCCGCAGCGACGCACCCTCCGGATTGGACCGCGACCGGATCACCGCCGCCACCGTGCGGCTGCTCGACGCCGACGGGCTGGCCCGGTTCTCGATGCGGCGGCTCGCCGCCGGGCTCGGGGTGACCGCGATGTCCCTGTACTGGTACGTGGACACCAAGCAGGACCTGCTCGAACTCGCCCTCGACCGCGCGTTCGGCGAGCTCAGGTCGCCGACCGCAGCCACGGAGGGTGCGGCGGCGGAGGGCGGCGGGACGGGCTGGCCGGGCCAGCTGCAGGCGCTGGCCCGCGGCTACCGGCGGGTGTTGGCGGACCACACGTGGGTGGCTCCGCTCACCGCCGCGTTCCCGAACATCGGCCCGCACGCGCGGGCCTTCGACGCCGCCCTCCAGCGGCTGTTGGACGCCACCGGCCTGGTGGACGCCGCACGGACCGGCGCCCACCTGGCCGTCTCGCAGTTCCTGCACGGATGCGGCGGGACGGTCCGGCGGGCGCCGGAGGGCGACTTCTGCCTCGCGCTCGACGTCCTGATCGCGGGCATCCAGGCCAAGGCCGCGACGGGTCGGGCACCGACGACTAGGCCTTGATGACGGCCTCGGCGGGGGCCGCCTCGTCGGAGGCCGCGGCCGGGGCGTGGGCCGCCGGCTTCGACTTCAGGGCGACCTCCTTGATGAACACCACCAGGACCAGGCCGAGCAGCGCGAACGGGGCGGCGTAGAGGAAGACGTCGCCGACGCCGTGCCCGTACGCGGACTCGATGACCTCGCGGAACGGCGCGGGCAGCTTGTCCAGGTCGGGGATCCCGCCCCCGGCGGTGCCGCCGTGGCCCAGGGCCGCGGCCTTCGGCCCGAGGGCCGTGAGGCCGTCCTGGACGTAGTGGGTGACCCGGTTGGCCATGACCGCGCCCAGCGCGGAGACGCCCACGGCGCCGCCGAGGGAGCGGAAGAAGGTGACGACCGAGCTGGCTGCGCCCAGGTCCTCGGGGGCTACCTGGTTCTGGGTGGCGAGGACGAGGTTCTGCATCATCATGCCGAGACCGAGGCCGGTCACCGCCATGTAGATCGCGATGTGCCAGTAGGGGGTGTCGTAGCGGAGGGTGCCGAGCAGACCCAGACCGGCCGTCAGCAGGACGCCGCCAGAGACGAGCCAGGCCTTCCACTTGCCGGTCTTGGTGATCACCTGACCGGAAAGGGTGGAGGAGACGAAGAGGCCGGCGATCATCGGAATCGTGAGGATTCCGGACATCGTCGGGGACTCACCGCGGGCCAACTGGAAGAACTGGCTGAAAAACACGGTCCCCGAGAACATCGCGATGCCCACGAACAGGGAGGCCGCCGAGGCCAGGCTGATGGTCTTGTTGCGGAACAGCCGCAGCGGGATGATCGGGTCGCTCGCGCGGGACTCGACGAGGAGGAAGAGCAGGCCGAGCGCGAGCGCACCGCCCGTCATCGCCCAGGTCTGCCAGGAGATCCACTCGTAGGAGTCACCGGCTTGCGTGACCCAGATCAGCAGCAGCGAGACGGCACCGCTGATCAGGAAGGCGCCCAGCCAGTCGACCTTGACGTCGCGGCGCACGACCGGGAGGTGCAGGGTGCGCTGGAGCACGATCAGCGCGATGATCGCGAACGGCACGCCGACGTAGAAGCACCAGCGCCAGCCCAGCCACTCGGTGTCGGTGATGACACCTCCCAGCAGGGGGCCGCCCACGGTGGCGACGGCGAAGACCGCGCCCAAGTAGCCGCTGTACCGGCCGCGCTCGCGCGGGGAGATCATCGCGGCCATCACGATCTGCGCCAGGGCGGACAGGCCGCCGACGCCGATGCCCTGGACCACGCGGCAGGCGATCAACGTGCCGGTGTTCTGGGACATGCCCGCGACCACGGAGCCGAGGACGTAGATCACGAGGGATATCTGGACCAGCAGCTTCTTGCTGAAGAGGTCGGACAGCTTGCCCCACAGCGGGGTGGCGGCCGTCATCGACAGCAGGGCGGCGGTGACCACCCAGGTGTACGAGGACTGGGTGCCGCCGAGGTCGCTGATGATCTGGGGGAGGGCGTTGGAGACGATCGTGGACGACAGGATCGCCACGAACATGCCGAGCATCAGCCCGGACAGCGCCTTCATGATCTGCGGGTGGGTCATGGTCACGGAGGTGTCCGTGGGTACGGGTGGGGTGTCGGTCGTCGTCTCCGACTGGGCCATGTCTTTCCTTACTTCTAGAAGCTCGATCGGAGTCGGGCCAGCAGGGTGTTGAGTACGTCGATGTCCTGGAGGGACCAGTCGTGGAGGACTCTTTCCAGCGAGGCCGTGCAGCGGGCGCCGATTTCGGCGAGGAGCGCCCGGCCGGCCGGGGTGAGCCGCAGGATCCGGCAGCGCCCATCGCCCGGATCGGTCTCCCGCTCGATCCAGCCGCGGTCGGCGATGTGCGTGACGTGCCGGCTGGTCACCGAAATGTCGACCCCCATGAACTCGGTGAGTCGGCTCAGCCGCATCTCCCCGTGCCGGTCGAGCAGGGTGAGGACGACGGCGGCGCCGGGCGGGCAGTCCGGGGGCAGGCTGCGGGCGAGCTCGCGCTTGACCGCGCCGATTGCGGTGAGCTGGCGGGCCAGCTCCGCGTACGGAGCGGTCGTAGCTGCCGGTGTGACCGGGCCTGCTTGAGCGGCCGGGCCCGCCGGTGTGACTGGGCCCGCAGGAGCAGGCGAAGCGGTCGGGGTGCTCTGCGAGGTCGGAGCGGTCTGCACGATCACCGGGTTCCCCCATCTTGTTGCTTGAGGCAACCATAGAAGCGCATGGTTGCTACAGGCAAATGAATCTGGGGAGTGGGGCGGTAAAGGAATCGGAAAACCGGCTAGGGTCCTGCTCCATGGCTGACAACCGCAACTCACAGGTCCCCGAGGGCAACTACGACCCCGCGGGCAGCACGCAGATGTTCAAGGCCTTCGTCGAGGAGGCCGCACCCGCCCGTCAGGCGGGTCCGGGAGCCCGTCAGCAGCGGCGCGCCGAGCAGCAGGCCGGATCCTCGAACTCGACCGCGAAGATCGGACTGATCGTCGCGCTCGTCCTCGTGATCGGCGCGGTCGCCTGGGTGGTCTTGCGCTGACGGCGCCCGGCGCGGGCCGGGGGAGCATGACTCAGTTCCAGGTCGCGGTGACCTTCTGGGTGTCCACGTGCATGCCCAGCGGCACCCGCCAGGACTCCACGCACACCGTGTAGGTCTGCGCCTTCGAGGCTCCGCCCGCCAGGGGTGCCGGCAGGGGCTGGTTCGTGGTGATCGTGGCCCAGTCGACGCCGAGGGCGCCGATGATGTGCGTCGCGAAGCTGACCGTGCCCGAACGGGCCGGGGTGGTTCCGGTGTTGGTGAAGGTCACGGTGACCCGCTCGCACCAGCGGTCGGCCGTGGCCGCCCTGACCGGCGCGGACAGCGTCAGCCGGGCCGGTGTGGACGGCGGCGGGGCCGGCGGTGTCGTCCCGGGCCTGTCGGGCGGGCCCGGCGGGGTGCCCGGCGAGGTCGGCGGGGTCGGCGGGGTCGCCGAACTCGGCACGGTGGGCGTTGTCGGCGTGCCGGGGGTGCCGGGCGACGGTGGGGTCCTGCCCGGCCCTGCGGAAGTGCCGGTGGGGCCTGCGGAGCCGCCGGGGCCGGTGGTCGTGGCTCCGCCCGCGGTGGGGCCGCCCGGGGTTCCGGATCCCGCGGTACCGGTCGACGTACTGGAGGTCGTGGCGGACTGTGCGGCTCCGCCCGCCACGTCCGGGCCGCCGAGCTGCTGGAACTCCACCTGACCCTGCGGTGCCACGTTCTCCCCCGCGCCCCGTTCGGGGCCCGGGGCCGCGGCGCCCACGGCGACATGGCCGTCCCGCGCCGGGCCGCCGCAGCCGGTGAGGCCGGCGGCGGCCGTGCAGCACAGGGCGAGCAGGGTGGTGGCGGCCGCTCGCGATCCCCTTCGCATCGCGCCAGTTTTCCTGACGCATCGTCAATTGGGAAGTGCGAGGCGCCGGGTCACTCCCCGATGAGGCCCACCCGCAGTTGCGCGAGGGTGCGGGTCAGTAGCCGGGAGACGTGCATCTGGGAGATGCCGACCTCCTCGCCGATCTGCGACTGCGTCATGTTCGCGAAGAAGCGCAGCATGATGATCTGCCGCTCCCGGGGCGGGAGTTTGGCGAGCAGCGGCTTCAGGGACTCGCGGTACTCGACACCCTCCAGCGCGGTGTCCTCGTAGCCGAGGCGGTCCGCGAGGGAGCCCTCGCCGCCCTCGTCCTCGGGGGAGGGCGAGTCGAGCGAGGAGGCGGTGTAGGCGTTGCCGACGGCGAGGCCGTCGACGACGTCCTCCTCCGAGACCCCGAGCACGGCGGCGAGTTCCGGCACGGTCGGCGAGCGGTCCAACTTCTGGGCGAGCTCGTCGCTGGCCTTGGTCAGCGCCAGGCGCAGTTCCTGGAGCCGGCGCGGGACGCGGACGGACCAGGAGGTGTCCCGGAAGAACCGCTTGATCTCGCCCACGACGGTCGGCATCGCGAACGTCGGGAACTCGACGCCGCGTTCGCAGTCGAAGCGGTCGATCGCCTTGATCAGGCCGATGGTGCCGACCTGGACGATGTCTTCCATCGGCTCGTTGCGGCTGCGGAATCGGGCGGCTGCGTAGCGCACGAGAGGCAGGTTCAGCTCGATCAGGGTGTCACGTACGTACGCCCGTTCGGGGCTGTCCGCATCCAGGCCGGCGAGCCGCTGGAAGAGGGAGCGGGAGAGGGTGCGGGTGTCGATGGCTTCCGAGCGGTCGGACGCTGCAGGTGCTGTGGGCGCTGGCGCGCTCTTGACGAGCGTGAGCACCTTGGAGCTGCCCTGGTCTACGGACATGCCACCCCCTTGAGGTCGCGGACGGTCGCGTACTGCGCGCCCGTCAGAGGAACGCAGCCTCCACCTGAATACCGGAGGCGGGGCTGCGGCAAACGCGGTTCACGCAGAATGTCACATGTCGGCAACGCGCTGTAGCGCCATGTCGACATATATCTCCAGCGACAGAGTGGAGAAGAAGGCGATCAGCCCGATATGTCGGGATACTTGCGAATGATCTACACTCGTTCCGGTTACGCTTCGATCCTGTTTGCGGATCTCAGTCGGGCGAAGCTCCGGGCGAGGAGTCGGGAGACGTGCATCTGGGAGACGCCGAGTTCCACGCTGATCTGTGACTGCGTCAGGTTGTTGTAGTACCGCAGGAGCAGGATCCGTTGCTCGCGTTCCGGCAGTTGTACGAGGAGGTGGCGGACGAGGTCCCGGTGCTCGACCCCGGCCAGCTCCGGGTCCTCGTAGCCGAGGCGGTCCAGCAGTCCGGGCATGCCGTCGCCCTCCTGGGCGGCTTCCAGGGAGGTCGCGTGGTAGCTGCGCCCGGCCTCGATGCAGGACAGCACCTCGTCCTCGGTGATGCGCAGCCGCTCGGCGATCTCGGCGGTGGTCGGGGTGCGGCCGTGGAGGGTCGTGAGGTCCTCGGTGGCGGCGTTGACCTGGACCCAGAGCTCGTGGAGGCGGCGCGGTACGTGGACGGTGCGGACGTTGTCGCGGAAGTACCGCTTGATCTCGCCCACGACGGTCGGCATCGCGAAGGTCGGGAACTGCACGCCCCGGTCCGGGTCGAACCGGTCGATGGCGTTGATCAGGCCGATGGTGCCGACCTGGACCACGTCCTCCATCGGCTCGTTGCGGCTGCGGAAGCGGGCGGCCGCGTACCGGACGAGCGGGAGGTTGGCCTCGATGAGGGCCCCGCGCACCCGGCTGTGCTCGCTGGTGCCCGGCTGTAGGCCCTTCAGCTGGCCGAAGAGGACCTGGGTGAGCGCCCGGGTGTCCGCGCCCCTGCTCGGCGGTCTCGGCGCGACCGGGGGCTCCTCGGGCGGCTCCTGGCGGGACTCCTGGCGGTGTCCCTGACGGTGTTCCCGCTGGGGCTCCGACTGGGGCGGCACCTGGGGGTCCTGCTGGGGTGGCACTTGAGGCGCAGTACTGGCCGGCACGGTCACGCCACCCCTTCAGTCATCTCATCCATCAAAAGCGGTCATAGCATCACAAGAGATGTGCACTATGTGCAAGCACCGTATATCGCCGTGTTGACGGCAAGTTGGGCATATCAGGGCAATACGCGCAGTGGTGGGTATGCAAAAGCCCCCCACCCGTCGGAGTGGGGGGCCGGAAGTCCGGGAACCGCTTCAGCGTACGGGTCAGCGCACCAGTTCGGTCATGAACTCGCCGATGCCGGAGGCGGCATCCGATATCCCCTGGAAGCCTATTTCCACGATCTCGGCCGCACGCTTCGGCTGGGTGATGATCACGAAGAGGGCGAACACGGTGAGGGCACCCGTGATGAGCTTCTTGGTGTCCACGTGCGGGCGGCCTCCCCAACCGGTCCGAGCAAGTCGGGTGATTCTAACCGGTCAAGATTGGACACTCACCTGTCCTTTAAGGACCAATGGCCCGGTACCCCGGGTCCTTTGCCGCGGAGCGTGCGCCTGCGACGGGCGCAGGATGGGTGTGAGCCCACCGGTTCTGGCAGGAAACCGGTGGGTGAGGGACAGGGCCTCACTGCGGGGTCCGGGCCGCGAGCTTCCCCCTGACCGCGGCCCGGACCGGCAGGTCCGTCCTCGTCGGGGGAAGCGGCTTGTCCCCCGACGCCGCTTCCCCCGTTCCACGTGTCGAAGGTCCCGACTCCGGTCGGGGCCTTCTTCGCGTTGCACCCGTGCGCCCCCGCGCCTGCGTGCGGGGCCGCAGGGGCGTACGGGGGCTCGGGCGCGTTCGGGGGCGTACAGGGGGCGCGCGAGAGGCGTACGGGGGTGGCTCCGGCCCCCGTGGCTACTCCAGGCCGCCGGCCAGGTCGGTGAGGGGCTGTACGGGCGCGATGACGGGGGCCAGGTGGTTGGGCAGCTCCATCAGCGCGTTGAGCTGGTTCGCCCCGGCGCTGAGCTGCGACCCGATCTCCTGGACCGACGTGGGCTGCGCCCCGGCCGGCATCCCCGGGGCGGCGGCCGGCAGGTCCGGGAGGGTGAGGGGGGAGACCGGGGCGGCCGAGGCTGCGGGTGCGGCGAGGCCCGCGGCGGCCCCCGCGAGGGCGATGGCGGCGAGCATGCGCTGGGTCTTGGTCATGCCGTGACAACGGCCGAAGGGGCGGGCGGTCACGCGGGTGTCCTCCGGAGAGGGGATCGGAATACGCCGAGAGCCCCGACCCTTGCGGGGCGGGGCTCTCGATCGAAGCGGTAGTGGAGGGATTTGAACCCCCGATGGGTTGCCCCATACTCGCTTTCGAGGCGAGCTCCTTCGGCCACTCGGACACACTACCGAGATGGATCCTAGCCTAAGGAACCCCATCCGCTGAAATCGGTAGGTCCGGGGGCGTCGCGGCCGGCGTGAGCAGGCCTTTTCCGGGCCCTCGGCTCCGGGCCCCGAGCTGCGGTCCTGCTCAGAGGTCGCGGAAGAAGTCCGTCAGCTGCCGCGCGCACTCGTCGGCCAGGACGCCCCGGACCACCTCGGGACGGTGGTTGAGCCTGCGGTCCCGTACGAGGTCCCACAGCGACCCGGCGGCGCCCGCCTTCTCGTCGTCCGCGCCGTAGACGACCCGGGCGACGCGCGACTGGACGAGCGCGCCCGCGCACATGACGCACGGCTCCAGGGTCACCACGAGGGTGCACCCCGGAAGACGCCACTCTCCGAGTTCGGCGGCCGCCCGGCGCAGTGCCACGACCTCGGCGTGCGCGGTGGGGTCGCCGGTCGCTTCGCGTTCGTTGTACCCGGTGGCGAGGATTTGCCCGTCCGGGCCCAGCACGACGGCGCCGACCGGCACATCGCCGGCCGGCACCGCCAGGGCGGCCTCCTGGAGCGCCAGGCGCATGGAGTCCCGCCACGGGTCCCGTACGGGATCGGGACCGTCGGTGTTCGCAGGGAGCACTAGCGGACGGCCTCCAGGACCTCGGTGGCGCCGAGGGAATCGGCGATCTCCGAGAGCGCGTCCCCGTCCAGGGTCATCAGTTGTTTGTTGGTCACCCCGAGATCATCCAGCAGTCGGGGGTCACCGAGCGGACCGGCTGGTACCGGTTCCGCACCGGTCCCACCCACCTCGTCCTCGTCGGCGTCATCGTCCGCGAACGCGGTGACGGCATCCTCCTCGCCGTCCTCGGTGCCGTCCAGGTCCAGGTCGTCGAGTTCGTCGTCCTCCTCGTCGCTGCCCAGCAGCTCTTTGGTCAGCATCGAGCCGTAGGAGCTGCGGGCGGCCGCGGAGGCGTTCGATACGAAGTACCGCGGGTCCTCCTCGCCGTCCACGCGGACGACGCCGAACCAGGCGTCCTCCTGCTCGATGAGGGCGACCACCGTGTCGTCGTCGACAGCGGCGGACCGGGCGAGATCGATCAGATCACTGAGGGACTCGACGTCGTCGAGTTCCATGTCGCTCGCTTCCCACCCGTCTTCGGTGCGCGCGAGCAGTGCGGCGAAATACACCGTGACTCTCCCACTGGTCTTAGGCGTGCCGGTTGGAGGTCCCCCCGGCCGGAGGTTGGGGCACAGCGGCCGTGCTGCTCGCCGTCCGTACCCCGCCCAATCGGCATCGTGGCAGAAACGGCGGCTTTGCGAGAGGTCTTCCGCGCTTGCGTCGCGCCGCGCCGTGCACCGGCGGGGGCTGTACGGGGTTGCGGCGCGGGGGCGGCGGGGTCGTGGGGAGGGGCGTGGGGCGGGTGGTGCGGCCCGGACGTGTCGCGGCGTGCCGGGGCCCGGATCACCAGCGGAAGGTGCGCATGCGCATCTGCTGGCGCATACGGGCCGCTCGGGCGCGGCGGGGCTGGACGCGATCGCGCAGCTCGCGCGCCTCCATCAGGTCGCGCAGGAACTGCGCGCGGCGTGCTCGGCGCTGCGCCGCGGTCTCCGGCACCTCGTCCTTCGGCTGCCTGTCGGGCATCGGCCACCACCTGGCTGGTCGGTCGTCCCCCCTGCACCCACCTTCCCCCGGACGGCTCGTTTGATGCCACCCCGCCGCAGGTCAGACGTCGTCCTTCAGCGTCGGGACCACCGCCACCGGGCCGTGCGCGTGGTGGAGCACCGCATGGGCCACCGAGCCGATCGCCAGCGACATGGCGGTGCGCCGCGGGTGGTGGCGGCCCACCACGACCAGTGCCGCCGCGCGGGAGGCGATGACCAGCCGGCCCGCCGGGTCCCCGGGCACCGCTGCCTGTTCGACGGGGACGTCGGGAAACCGCTCGCGCAGCGGCGCCAGCCGCTCCGTCTGGGACCGCAGCATCTCCCGTTCGGCCGGTACGCCGTCCCCCTCGTCGGCCAGCCCCTCGGGCGGGATCACGGTGAAGGGGGTGTCGATCACCAGGTTCGGCGAGGGCGGGATGGCGTACGCGGAGACCACCTGGACGGTGGTCCCCCGCACGGCGGCCTCGGTGAACGCGAAGGTCAGTACGTCCTCGGGCGTCTCGGCGGCGTGTAGCCCGAGCACCACCCGCCCGGCCGACTGCTCGGCGCCCGCGCCCGCGTCGGCGTCGCCGGTGGCGTCGCCGGCGGCCTCGGCCTCGGCGTCCGCGGCGCCGCGCTCCGCGTGCGGGACCACGACCACCGGGCACGCGGCCGTGCTGGCCACGGCCCGGCTGCTGGAGCCGAGCAGCAGGCTGGCGAAGCCGCCGTGGCCCCGGGATCCCATCACCAGCATCCGGGCCTGCGAGCCGATCACGCGCAGCGCCTCGGGCACGGAGCCCTCCAGGGCCTCGTACGCGACTCCCTCGGGCAGCCCGGGGCCGCCGGCGCCGAGCAGGGACCGGACCCAGTCGCGCACGGGGTCGGGGATCTCCTCCGGTTCGGAGGCGTCGTGCAGCGAGGCCCGGCGCCCGGCGTACAACTGGGCGTGATCGGGCAGTACATGGGCGACCAGCAGCCCGCAGTCGTGCCGGACGGCCTCCTTCCGCGCCCACTCCAGGGCCCGCAGGCTGTGGTCCGACCCGTCGACGGCCGCGATCACCGGTGTGTTG
Protein-coding sequences here:
- a CDS encoding MDR family MFS transporter — translated: MAQSETTTDTPPVPTDTSVTMTHPQIMKALSGLMLGMFVAILSSTIVSNALPQIISDLGGTQSSYTWVVTAALLSMTAATPLWGKLSDLFSKKLLVQISLVIYVLGSVVAGMSQNTGTLIACRVVQGIGVGGLSALAQIVMAAMISPRERGRYSGYLGAVFAVATVGGPLLGGVITDTEWLGWRWCFYVGVPFAIIALIVLQRTLHLPVVRRDVKVDWLGAFLISGAVSLLLIWVTQAGDSYEWISWQTWAMTGGALALGLLFLLVESRASDPIIPLRLFRNKTISLASAASLFVGIAMFSGTVFFSQFFQLARGESPTMSGILTIPMIAGLFVSSTLSGQVITKTGKWKAWLVSGGVLLTAGLGLLGTLRYDTPYWHIAIYMAVTGLGLGMMMQNLVLATQNQVAPEDLGAASSVVTFFRSLGGAVGVSALGAVMANRVTHYVQDGLTALGPKAAALGHGGTAGGGIPDLDKLPAPFREVIESAYGHGVGDVFLYAAPFALLGLVLVVFIKEVALKSKPAAHAPAAASDEAAPAEAVIKA
- a CDS encoding RNA polymerase sigma factor SigF encodes the protein MPPQQDPQVPPQSEPQREHRQGHRQESRQEPPEEPPVAPRPPSRGADTRALTQVLFGQLKGLQPGTSEHSRVRGALIEANLPLVRYAAARFRSRNEPMEDVVQVGTIGLINAIDRFDPDRGVQFPTFAMPTVVGEIKRYFRDNVRTVHVPRRLHELWVQVNAATEDLTTLHGRTPTTAEIAERLRITEDEVLSCIEAGRSYHATSLEAAQEGDGMPGLLDRLGYEDPELAGVEHRDLVRHLLVQLPEREQRILLLRYYNNLTQSQISVELGVSQMHVSRLLARSFARLRSANRIEA
- a CDS encoding MarR family winged helix-turn-helix transcriptional regulator; this translates as MARQLTAIGAVKRELARSLPPDCPPGAAVVLTLLDRHGEMRLSRLTEFMGVDISVTSRHVTHIADRGWIERETDPGDGRCRILRLTPAGRALLAEIGARCTASLERVLHDWSLQDIDVLNTLLARLRSSF
- a CDS encoding ArnT family glycosyltransferase, giving the protein MTTAAPSLFPVPEARAATGRRAAVDRPRWELPSLAGLLIATAVLLLWDLGSSGYANSFYSAAVQAGSESWKAFFFGSSDAGNSITVDKPPAALWPMMLSVRLFGLGSWQILVPQALMGVATTGVLYAAVRRQFGPGAGLLSGAAFALTPVAALMFRFNNPDALLTLLLTVTVYCVLRALDGARTQWLVWAGVAVGFAFLTKTLQAFVILPPLALLYAVCAPTRLRKRLGQLLLAGLAMVVAGGWWVAVVELWPASSRPYIGGSQNNSFLELTLGYNGLGRINGNETGSVGGGGRGGAGGGGGGGGWGETGIDRLFSGNIGGQIAWLLPAALILLVAGLVVTWRARRATDSLEGMARAAFLAWGGSMLITAVVFSYMQGIFHEYYTVALAPFVAALIGMGAAVLWEERSGKAAAITLSGTLALTAVWSFVLLGRATGYLPWLRWAVLVGGLLAAAALPFAAQAGRRALQAAAGLGLAAVLAGPFAYCLTTVSTAHTGSIVTAGPAVAGGRGGPGGMMGGPGGPGGTGRFGEMFQGGPGGQGGTANGGRQGGGQQGAMPQGGMPQGGTAPGAMPPGGMPQGLDGRGGERFGVGGQGGPGGLLNGARVSAEAKKALTTDADEYTWAAAAIGSQNAASYQLASGVPVMPIGGFNGSDPSPTLEQFQKYVRDGKVHWFIGQSTGAGGAEGGMPGGGGRGGAGGGPGGPGGGTSTEIKTWIKANFKETTVGGATFYDLTAPTT
- a CDS encoding RNA polymerase sigma factor SigF, which gives rise to MSVDQGSSKVLTLVKSAPAPTAPAASDRSEAIDTRTLSRSLFQRLAGLDADSPERAYVRDTLIELNLPLVRYAAARFRSRNEPMEDIVQVGTIGLIKAIDRFDCERGVEFPTFAMPTVVGEIKRFFRDTSWSVRVPRRLQELRLALTKASDELAQKLDRSPTVPELAAVLGVSEEDVVDGLAVGNAYTASSLDSPSPEDEGGEGSLADRLGYEDTALEGVEYRESLKPLLAKLPPRERQIIMLRFFANMTQSQIGEEVGISQMHVSRLLTRTLAQLRVGLIGE
- a CDS encoding TetR/AcrR family transcriptional regulator, with protein sequence MVTAADPGETRTSVWLAARPAAPARRRSDAPSGLDRDRITAATVRLLDADGLARFSMRRLAAGLGVTAMSLYWYVDTKQDLLELALDRAFGELRSPTAATEGAAAEGGGTGWPGQLQALARGYRRVLADHTWVAPLTAAFPNIGPHARAFDAALQRLLDATGLVDAARTGAHLAVSQFLHGCGGTVRRAPEGDFCLALDVLIAGIQAKAATGRAPTTRP
- the tadA gene encoding tRNA adenosine(34) deaminase TadA, which encodes MRLALQEAALAVPAGDVPVGAVVLGPDGQILATGYNEREATGDPTAHAEVVALRRAAAELGEWRLPGCTLVVTLEPCVMCAGALVQSRVARVVYGADDEKAGAAGSLWDLVRDRRLNHRPEVVRGVLADECARQLTDFFRDL
- a CDS encoding tRNA adenosine deaminase-associated protein, encoding MYFAALLARTEDGWEASDMELDDVESLSDLIDLARSAAVDDDTVVALIEQEDAWFGVVRVDGEEDPRYFVSNASAAARSSYGSMLTKELLGSDEEDDELDDLDLDGTEDGEEDAVTAFADDDADEDEVGGTGAEPVPAGPLGDPRLLDDLGVTNKQLMTLDGDALSEIADSLGATEVLEAVR